In Pseudovibrio brasiliensis, the following are encoded in one genomic region:
- a CDS encoding OB-fold-containig protein, giving the protein MAELIFSGETYLFTLAIFVMLALALLEVVGMIFGLSLSGLVDDVLPDLEVDADLDVDADIAADVSVDAAGLGPIEGFLAWLAVGKVPFIVLLIILLTSFGITGILVQYAAASIAGATLPFWMALIPTVIVSFWFTAKTGHALGRVMPKEETDARSRDALIGEVAVLTLGNATKALQAEARVTDSFGTRHYVQVIPDQPDTTLMQGDEVLLVGLKDSLFTAIPNPHKNLSPRQDTLTN; this is encoded by the coding sequence TTGGCAGAACTTATTTTTTCGGGTGAGACCTATCTCTTCACACTCGCCATCTTCGTGATGCTTGCTCTGGCGCTGCTCGAAGTTGTCGGCATGATCTTCGGACTGTCTTTGTCCGGTCTGGTAGACGACGTTCTACCAGATCTGGAGGTCGACGCTGACCTCGATGTAGATGCAGACATCGCCGCCGACGTCTCAGTCGATGCCGCAGGTCTTGGACCTATCGAAGGGTTTCTGGCATGGCTGGCAGTGGGCAAGGTCCCGTTTATCGTTCTGCTGATCATCCTACTCACCAGCTTCGGCATCACAGGTATTCTTGTTCAATACGCTGCCGCATCTATCGCTGGTGCAACACTACCATTTTGGATGGCGCTGATCCCGACAGTCATTGTCAGCTTCTGGTTCACAGCAAAAACCGGTCACGCCCTTGGTCGCGTCATGCCCAAGGAAGAGACAGATGCCCGATCCAGAGATGCTCTCATTGGCGAAGTTGCAGTCCTGACACTTGGCAATGCGACCAAGGCGCTGCAGGCAGAAGCCCGCGTCACGGACAGCTTCGGCACACGCCATTATGTGCAGGTCATTCCAGACCAGCCAGACACAACATTAATGCAGGGAGACGAAGTCTTGCTTGTCGGCTTAAAAGACTCCCTTTTCACAGCAATTCCTAACCCGCACAAAAATTTATCACCTCGCCAAGACACGCTTACAAACTAA
- a CDS encoding YeeE/YedE family protein has protein sequence MTEFTPYASLAGGVLIGLSTVILLLANGRIAGISGIYSRLFEPSTLANGKSAWVHGEKGWQLSFVVGIVLAPLLLMVAGFEIEQVFTGDLTLIAIAGALVGFGSVFGSGCTSGHGVCGLSRLSVRSLAATITFMSVGIAVVFVLRHVVGG, from the coding sequence ATGACTGAGTTTACCCCATATGCCTCGTTAGCCGGAGGCGTTTTAATCGGCTTGTCTACGGTCATCCTGCTGCTCGCCAATGGGCGTATCGCGGGGATCAGCGGTATTTACAGCCGCTTGTTTGAGCCGAGTACGCTTGCCAATGGCAAGTCGGCCTGGGTGCATGGTGAGAAGGGTTGGCAGCTGTCGTTTGTTGTCGGGATTGTTCTTGCGCCTCTGCTGCTGATGGTAGCAGGTTTTGAGATTGAGCAGGTGTTTACAGGAGACCTGACGCTGATTGCGATTGCAGGGGCTCTTGTGGGCTTTGGCTCGGTGTTCGGTAGCGGATGTACGAGTGGACATGGGGTTTGCGGATTGTCGCGCCTGTCTGTTCGCTCATTGGCTGCGACGATCACCTTCATGTCTGTCGGCATTGCCGTTGTGTTTGTTCTTCGTCACGTGGTGGGGGGATAA
- a CDS encoding biotin carboxylase N-terminal domain-containing protein: MFDSVLVANRGEIARRVFRTARQKGYRSIAVYSEADATAPHVEDADIAACIGGATPAESYLKIEAILEAARKTGAQAVHPGYGFLAENADFARACAEAGLVFIGPPAEAIELMGSKRLSKLRMIEAGVPCVPGYSDSDQSTDTLAAEAARIGVPLMIKASAGGGGRGLRLVEDLNGLEDKLAAAASEAENAFGNGELILEKAVINPRHVEIQVFADNHGHVVYLGERDCSVQRRHQKVVEEAPGPSVTPEIRAAMGQAAVDAARAIGYRGAGTVEFLLAEDGSFYFMEMNTRLQVEHPVTEEITGQDLVAWQLDVAAGKPLPLEQDEISFSGHAMELRLYAEDADAGFLPQTGTVLAWNGNELSLRVDSAIEQGSEISSYYDPMIAKLIAHGSDRDEARRKLLRGLDELVLQGLVHNGAFLKSVLQDEVFAAGNATTAFLNDRELGSVAADATRELMRDLAVHLFARSKGQNRWTTATPLPVKIKLDGEETVAREDLTILSGGDSGAIIFEAGGVRRSAFVSEAPEGGLWISLEGQTQFFEEQSFSTKKDDSSAAGSSIIAPMPGAVVALKTEQGAQVSKGDVLLVLEAMKMQHELTAPRDGVVAELGTQEGAQVNSRDVLVRLEDETA, from the coding sequence ATGTTTGATAGCGTCCTGGTCGCCAATCGGGGGGAGATTGCTCGCCGAGTGTTCCGCACTGCGCGGCAAAAGGGCTATCGGAGTATTGCTGTTTATTCCGAGGCAGATGCAACCGCTCCGCATGTTGAAGACGCTGATATTGCGGCGTGTATTGGCGGTGCGACACCAGCTGAATCTTACCTCAAGATTGAAGCGATCTTGGAAGCAGCCCGCAAAACCGGCGCACAGGCTGTGCATCCGGGCTACGGGTTCCTGGCGGAGAATGCGGATTTTGCGCGGGCGTGTGCGGAAGCTGGATTGGTGTTCATTGGTCCGCCTGCGGAAGCCATAGAGCTGATGGGCTCCAAGCGGCTTTCCAAGCTGCGGATGATTGAGGCAGGTGTGCCATGCGTGCCGGGCTATTCCGATTCTGATCAATCGACCGACACGTTGGCGGCGGAAGCTGCGCGCATCGGTGTGCCGTTGATGATCAAGGCGTCTGCCGGTGGCGGTGGGCGCGGACTGCGCTTGGTTGAAGACCTGAATGGACTTGAAGACAAGCTGGCGGCTGCGGCTTCTGAAGCTGAGAATGCGTTTGGCAATGGCGAGCTTATTCTTGAAAAGGCCGTCATCAATCCACGCCATGTGGAGATACAGGTGTTTGCCGACAATCACGGCCATGTGGTGTATCTGGGTGAACGGGATTGCTCTGTGCAGCGCCGCCACCAGAAGGTGGTTGAAGAAGCGCCAGGCCCCTCTGTGACGCCGGAGATCCGGGCAGCGATGGGGCAGGCTGCTGTGGATGCGGCGCGGGCCATTGGCTATCGCGGGGCAGGCACTGTTGAGTTTCTGCTGGCTGAGGATGGCAGTTTCTATTTCATGGAGATGAACACCCGCTTGCAGGTGGAGCATCCGGTGACAGAAGAGATTACCGGTCAGGATCTGGTGGCCTGGCAGCTGGATGTGGCGGCGGGCAAACCTCTGCCGCTGGAGCAAGACGAGATTTCCTTCAGCGGTCATGCCATGGAGCTTCGTCTTTATGCCGAAGATGCGGATGCAGGCTTCCTGCCTCAGACAGGGACTGTGCTGGCGTGGAACGGCAATGAGCTTTCCTTGCGCGTTGATAGTGCCATTGAACAAGGCAGCGAGATTTCATCCTACTATGATCCAATGATTGCCAAGCTGATTGCGCATGGCAGTGATCGGGACGAAGCCCGCCGCAAGTTGCTGCGTGGACTGGATGAGCTGGTTCTGCAGGGATTGGTGCACAACGGCGCGTTTCTGAAGAGTGTGTTGCAGGACGAAGTGTTTGCGGCTGGCAATGCAACGACGGCTTTCCTTAATGACCGCGAGCTTGGATCGGTTGCGGCTGATGCCACGCGAGAGCTGATGCGTGATCTCGCTGTGCATCTGTTTGCGCGCAGCAAAGGCCAGAACCGCTGGACTACAGCGACGCCTTTGCCTGTGAAGATTAAGCTGGATGGCGAAGAGACTGTAGCGCGTGAGGATCTGACTATCCTCAGTGGTGGTGACAGCGGTGCCATCATCTTTGAAGCAGGTGGTGTGCGGCGCTCTGCCTTTGTGAGTGAAGCTCCTGAGGGTGGTCTCTGGATCTCCTTGGAAGGGCAGACGCAGTTCTTTGAAGAGCAAAGCTTCAGCACCAAGAAGGATGACAGTTCAGCCGCTGGCAGCTCCATCATTGCGCCCATGCCGGGTGCCGTTGTGGCGTTGAAGACAGAGCAGGGTGCACAGGTTTCCAAGGGAGATGTGTTGTTGGTTCTGGAAGCGATGAAGATGCAGCATGAGCTGACGGCACCGCGTGATGGTGTTGTTGCTGAACTTGGAACACAGGAAGGTGCGCAGGTGAACAGCCGTGATGTGCTGGTTCGTCTGGAAGATGAGACCGCCTGA
- a CDS encoding flotillin family protein → MFSDNQNAVAATSTSLMELLILAAVILVALLAIGIVFSRLYTRSSKEVAFVRTGFGGQKVIMNGGAIVLPVLHDIIKVNMNTLRLEVRRADEAALITRDRMRVDVVAEFYLRAQPTIESIANAAQTLGVRTMHPEDLKHLIEGKFVDALRAVAAEMAMEELHEQRVSFVQKVQAAVSEDLLKNGLELESVSLTGLDQTRMEYFNPNNAFDAEGLTKLTQEIEERRRKRNDIEQDTEVQIQRKNLDAEQQKLDISREEEYARLEQQRDLEIRRAKQQALIATEQAERRRDAEQAEITSNLEIKQASIASERQVKEQEILKDRALEETRIEKEKVIELTQQDRSIAVSEKSKALSTADAAANEARAIAIKAEEQVVTAREIEVAERQKQVDLVQAAQDAERSAISVTVGAEAEKQAAEDHAEAVRLKASGDADQIRIAANAEADAVTTRAEADKLRLAVEAEGKRILNEAANLLSPEQIQMQVKLALIEALPQVIGASVKPMENIDEIKILQVDGLNSAAPVANGAAAEGSSAGLSDQLVNSALRYRSQAPLVDSLLGELGISGATPNEIAKSVATEEKA, encoded by the coding sequence ATGTTTTCAGATAATCAAAACGCGGTTGCAGCCACGTCTACCAGCCTGATGGAGCTGCTTATACTCGCCGCTGTTATCCTCGTTGCACTTCTTGCAATCGGTATTGTCTTTTCGCGCCTTTATACCCGCTCCTCAAAAGAGGTTGCTTTCGTACGGACGGGTTTTGGCGGCCAGAAAGTTATCATGAACGGCGGCGCAATCGTCCTTCCGGTGCTTCATGATATCATCAAAGTCAACATGAACACCTTGCGTCTGGAAGTCCGCCGTGCAGACGAAGCAGCCCTCATCACCCGCGACCGCATGCGTGTCGACGTGGTGGCGGAGTTCTACCTGCGTGCTCAGCCAACCATCGAGTCCATCGCAAACGCTGCTCAGACCCTCGGTGTGCGGACTATGCACCCGGAAGACCTGAAGCATCTCATCGAAGGTAAGTTCGTTGATGCCCTGCGCGCTGTGGCCGCTGAAATGGCAATGGAAGAACTCCACGAGCAACGCGTTTCCTTCGTGCAGAAGGTACAGGCTGCTGTCTCCGAAGACCTGCTGAAAAACGGTCTTGAGTTGGAATCTGTTTCCCTGACCGGTCTCGACCAGACCCGCATGGAATACTTCAACCCGAACAACGCATTCGATGCGGAAGGTCTGACCAAGCTCACACAGGAAATCGAAGAGCGCCGTAGAAAGCGGAACGACATCGAGCAGGACACCGAAGTTCAGATCCAGCGCAAGAACCTGGATGCCGAACAGCAGAAGCTCGATATCTCTCGCGAGGAAGAATACGCCCGTCTGGAACAGCAGCGCGATCTTGAAATCCGCCGCGCCAAACAGCAGGCCCTGATTGCCACCGAACAGGCAGAACGCCGCCGCGATGCGGAACAGGCAGAGATCACATCCAACCTAGAGATCAAGCAAGCGTCCATCGCCTCTGAGCGTCAGGTGAAAGAGCAGGAAATCCTCAAGGATCGCGCTCTGGAAGAAACCCGTATTGAAAAGGAGAAGGTCATTGAGCTGACCCAGCAGGATCGCTCCATCGCGGTCTCTGAAAAGTCCAAGGCACTCTCAACAGCGGACGCAGCTGCAAACGAAGCCCGTGCAATTGCCATCAAGGCAGAAGAGCAAGTTGTCACCGCTCGCGAGATCGAAGTGGCAGAACGTCAGAAGCAGGTTGATCTGGTTCAGGCAGCTCAGGATGCTGAGCGCTCAGCAATCTCCGTCACTGTTGGCGCTGAAGCTGAAAAGCAGGCAGCGGAAGACCACGCAGAGGCAGTCCGCCTGAAAGCAAGCGGTGATGCGGACCAGATCCGTATCGCAGCAAACGCGGAAGCTGATGCTGTGACCACTCGCGCAGAAGCAGACAAACTCCGTCTTGCAGTGGAAGCAGAAGGTAAGCGCATCCTCAACGAAGCAGCGAACCTGTTGTCTCCTGAGCAAATCCAGATGCAGGTCAAACTGGCGCTGATCGAAGCTCTGCCGCAGGTTATCGGTGCAAGCGTGAAGCCAATGGAGAACATCGACGAGATCAAGATCCTCCAGGTCGATGGCTTAAACAGCGCAGCTCCAGTTGCAAATGGAGCTGCAGCAGAAGGCTCTTCCGCAGGCCTCTCCGATCAGCTGGTCAACTCAGCTCTGAGATACCGCTCTCAGGCCCCTCTGGTCGACAGTCTCCTCGGAGAACTGGGCATCTCCGGCGCAACCCCAAACGAGATTGCCAAGTCTGTTGCAACCGAAGAAAAAGCCTAA
- a CDS encoding acyl-CoA dehydrogenase family protein has protein sequence MEYTEEHRKMKSAVVKFVEAEINPHVQEWEEAGIFPAHDLFKKMGDLGFLGVNKPEEYGGMGLDYSYQAMTIEALGACACGGVPMAIGVQTDMATPALSRFGSDELRREFLTPAIAGDMVACVGVSEAHAGSDVANIKTTARKDGDDYVISGSKMWITNSTQADYMCMLANTSDGHKHQNKSLIIVPMDSAGITKSDRLNKLGQRSSDTAQIFFDDVRIPQRNLIGTEGAGFMYQMLQFQEERLWCALSLIDGMDRIIQLTEDYCRERAAFNQSILDFQVVHFRLSELRTEVELLRALSEKCVESMVRGENVTRLASMAKLKAGRLSRELADSCLQFWGGMGYMWDSPVSQFLRDSRLTSIGGGADEVMLSIISKLDGTLPNPKKNRAMQKEAAE, from the coding sequence ATGGAATATACTGAAGAACATCGGAAAATGAAAAGTGCGGTGGTCAAGTTCGTCGAGGCCGAAATTAACCCGCATGTTCAGGAATGGGAAGAGGCTGGAATCTTCCCGGCTCATGACCTTTTCAAGAAGATGGGTGATCTCGGTTTTCTTGGCGTCAACAAGCCGGAAGAGTATGGCGGGATGGGCCTTGATTACTCTTATCAGGCCATGACCATTGAAGCGCTGGGCGCGTGTGCCTGCGGTGGTGTGCCAATGGCGATTGGCGTGCAGACCGACATGGCAACCCCGGCACTCTCCCGGTTTGGTTCTGATGAGTTGCGCCGTGAGTTTCTGACCCCGGCGATCGCTGGCGACATGGTGGCCTGTGTTGGTGTGTCTGAGGCCCATGCGGGGTCTGATGTGGCGAACATTAAGACCACAGCGCGCAAGGATGGTGATGATTACGTGATCAGCGGATCCAAGATGTGGATCACCAACTCCACGCAGGCGGACTACATGTGCATGCTGGCAAACACCAGTGATGGGCATAAGCACCAGAACAAGTCTCTGATCATCGTGCCGATGGACAGTGCAGGCATCACCAAATCAGATCGTTTGAACAAGCTGGGCCAGCGCTCCTCTGATACGGCGCAGATCTTCTTTGATGACGTGCGTATTCCTCAACGCAACCTGATTGGGACTGAGGGGGCTGGTTTCATGTACCAGATGCTTCAGTTCCAGGAAGAGCGTCTGTGGTGTGCGCTGTCTCTGATTGACGGTATGGACCGCATTATTCAGCTGACGGAAGACTATTGCCGTGAGCGTGCTGCGTTCAACCAGAGCATTCTGGACTTCCAGGTGGTTCATTTCCGCCTGTCAGAGCTGCGGACTGAGGTTGAGCTGCTGCGTGCGCTTTCTGAGAAGTGCGTTGAATCCATGGTGCGTGGTGAGAATGTGACCCGCCTTGCTTCAATGGCGAAGTTGAAGGCTGGCCGTCTGTCTCGTGAACTGGCCGACTCCTGTCTGCAGTTCTGGGGTGGCATGGGGTACATGTGGGATAGCCCTGTGAGCCAGTTCCTGCGTGATAGCCGCCTGACCTCCATAGGTGGCGGCGCGGATGAAGTGATGCTCTCCATCATCTCCAAGCTGGATGGCACTTTGCCAAACCCAAAGAAGAACCGTGCAATGCAGAAGGAAGCAGCTGAATAA
- a CDS encoding acyl-CoA dehydrogenase family protein yields the protein MIDEDLKGELELFRDNVKRFIEAEILPHYDEWEKADIFPRDIWNKMGEQGLLSVDTPEDYGGFGTNFLFSMVIIEEFTRANCSGLGVSLSVHSDIVAPYILNHGSEEQKKKYLPKMVSGECVGAIAMTEPAAGSDLQGIRTIARKDGDDYIINGSKIFITNGQHADVVIVVARTNLDVSGSKGTSLFLVDADNPGFKRGQNLDKIGLHSSDTSELFFEDLRVPASACLGKLDTGFHIMMNELPRERLTLAVGAVAGAEGVLAMTAEYVKDRQAFGRPVATLQNTRFKMAEMATDVRTHRAFVDECCRMFLEGKLDNTTVSMAKLGTTEMQGRVVDGCLQLHGGYGYMREYGVSRAFVDARVQRIYGGTSEIMKELISREVLA from the coding sequence ATGATTGACGAAGACCTGAAGGGTGAACTTGAGCTTTTTCGTGATAATGTAAAGCGGTTCATCGAAGCAGAGATTCTCCCGCACTACGACGAATGGGAGAAGGCAGATATCTTCCCACGTGACATTTGGAACAAGATGGGCGAGCAAGGCCTGCTCTCCGTAGACACCCCGGAAGATTACGGCGGGTTCGGCACCAACTTCCTGTTCTCCATGGTCATCATTGAAGAATTCACCCGTGCCAACTGCTCCGGTCTGGGCGTGTCCCTGAGCGTACACTCAGACATTGTTGCCCCTTACATCCTCAATCACGGCAGTGAAGAGCAGAAGAAAAAGTACCTGCCGAAAATGGTCAGCGGCGAATGCGTCGGCGCCATTGCGATGACAGAACCAGCAGCTGGTTCTGATCTTCAGGGCATCCGCACAATCGCCCGCAAAGATGGCGACGACTACATCATCAACGGCAGCAAAATCTTCATCACCAATGGCCAGCATGCAGATGTTGTGATCGTTGTTGCCCGCACAAATCTGGACGTCTCCGGCTCCAAGGGAACCAGCCTGTTCCTCGTCGATGCAGACAATCCGGGCTTCAAGCGCGGTCAGAACCTGGACAAGATCGGTCTGCATTCCTCAGACACATCTGAGCTGTTCTTCGAGGACCTCCGCGTCCCTGCCAGCGCCTGCCTCGGCAAGCTGGACACCGGCTTCCACATCATGATGAACGAGCTGCCACGCGAAAGACTTACCCTCGCAGTTGGCGCAGTTGCAGGTGCTGAAGGCGTGCTGGCAATGACCGCTGAATACGTCAAAGATCGTCAGGCATTCGGTCGCCCGGTCGCAACCCTCCAGAACACCCGCTTCAAAATGGCAGAAATGGCAACTGACGTCCGTACCCACCGCGCATTTGTTGATGAATGCTGCCGTATGTTCCTGGAAGGCAAGCTCGACAATACCACTGTCAGCATGGCGAAACTCGGCACAACGGAAATGCAGGGCCGCGTTGTAGACGGCTGCCTCCAGCTCCATGGCGGTTACGGATACATGAGAGAATACGGCGTTTCCCGCGCCTTCGTAGACGCCCGCGTTCAGCGCATCTACGGCGGTACATCAGAGATCATGAAGGAACTGATCAGCCGCGAAGTACTCGCATAA
- a CDS encoding acyl-CoA dehydrogenase family protein, with protein sequence MMSLNLPDFGLKRKSTMFTEEHEAFRDVLSRFIAKEISPYVSQWDEANEFPRELYKKAADVGLLGIMFPEEYGGTGIDYPLSYLSAVELGRAGSGGINAGLMSHTIGTPPIAHLGSDELKARVIPSVLAGEKISALAITEPGGGSDVQNLKTVARRENGHYVLNGEKTFITSGMRADYYTVAVRTGETGMGGISLMLVEKGMEGFTQTPLHKMGWWASDTATLHFDNVKVPVENLIGGENAGFMGIMMNFNNERLFLASACYGHMLGVFEEALDWAQQRETFGKPLIHRQVIRHKFVDMAMKMQAVRAVLEELAQRLQLGESPITEICMAKNLATSTLEYVANECLQILGGAGYMRGTKVERIYRETKVMTIGGGSSEIMKDLASRQMGI encoded by the coding sequence ATGATGAGTTTGAACCTTCCTGACTTCGGATTGAAGCGTAAGTCCACCATGTTCACTGAGGAGCATGAGGCGTTTCGCGATGTGCTATCTCGCTTCATCGCCAAGGAGATTTCGCCTTACGTCTCCCAGTGGGACGAAGCTAACGAGTTTCCGCGTGAGCTTTATAAAAAAGCGGCGGATGTTGGATTGCTCGGCATTATGTTTCCAGAGGAGTATGGCGGGACGGGTATTGATTATCCGCTGTCTTATCTCTCGGCAGTTGAGCTTGGGCGTGCGGGAAGTGGTGGCATCAATGCGGGTTTGATGAGCCACACCATTGGCACGCCTCCGATTGCCCATCTTGGGTCTGATGAGTTGAAAGCTCGGGTGATCCCTTCTGTGTTGGCAGGTGAGAAGATTTCTGCTCTGGCGATTACTGAGCCGGGTGGTGGGTCTGATGTGCAGAACCTGAAGACCGTGGCACGCCGTGAGAACGGGCATTACGTCCTCAATGGTGAGAAGACCTTCATCACCTCCGGTATGCGTGCGGACTACTATACGGTTGCTGTGCGGACGGGTGAAACAGGCATGGGCGGGATATCGCTCATGCTGGTTGAGAAGGGCATGGAAGGTTTCACTCAGACACCTCTGCACAAAATGGGGTGGTGGGCTTCTGATACCGCGACGCTGCATTTTGACAATGTGAAGGTGCCAGTCGAGAACCTGATTGGCGGTGAGAACGCCGGGTTCATGGGCATCATGATGAACTTCAACAATGAGCGTCTGTTCCTCGCATCCGCCTGTTACGGTCATATGCTGGGTGTGTTTGAAGAGGCGCTGGACTGGGCGCAGCAGCGTGAGACGTTTGGCAAGCCGCTCATTCACCGGCAGGTCATCCGGCACAAGTTTGTTGATATGGCGATGAAGATGCAGGCTGTACGAGCTGTGTTGGAAGAGCTGGCGCAGCGGTTGCAGCTGGGAGAAAGCCCGATCACGGAGATCTGTATGGCGAAGAACCTGGCAACGAGCACGCTGGAATATGTGGCCAACGAGTGCCTTCAGATCCTAGGTGGTGCAGGTTACATGCGCGGAACCAAGGTTGAGCGCATTTATCGTGAGACCAAGGTGATGACCATCGGTGGCGGCTCTTCTGAGATCATGAAGGATCTGGCCAGCCGGCAGATGGGTATCTAA
- a CDS encoding PspA/IM30 family protein, translated as MSESLLSRVGRLVSGTANSIVDAVESTAPDLVMKQAIRELDSAVEDVRDALGKAAVKKHVASQRLAETNKSHEELSEKIAIALRAGEKDLARAAVARQMDLEAQIPVLEKTIADAGDEELELNNSILALQGRKREMSDQLDAYIAQKNAATSQSATADGSADRKLNTAVDNANSAFDRAMKAATGVPGVPNSGSMADDAKLAKLDQMTRDHRVEERLAALEAELE; from the coding sequence ATGTCTGAATCTCTTTTATCTCGCGTAGGTCGCCTGGTCTCCGGAACTGCAAACTCGATCGTTGATGCTGTCGAAAGCACAGCACCAGATTTGGTGATGAAACAGGCTATTCGCGAACTCGACAGCGCCGTCGAAGATGTCCGCGATGCCCTTGGCAAAGCAGCCGTCAAAAAACACGTCGCAAGCCAACGCCTTGCTGAGACCAACAAGTCTCACGAAGAACTCTCAGAGAAAATCGCCATCGCTCTGCGCGCTGGTGAGAAAGATCTGGCCCGCGCTGCTGTTGCTCGTCAAATGGATCTGGAAGCCCAGATTCCGGTTCTGGAAAAAACCATTGCCGACGCTGGCGACGAAGAGCTGGAGCTCAACAACTCCATCCTCGCACTTCAGGGCCGTAAACGGGAAATGTCAGACCAACTGGACGCTTACATTGCGCAGAAAAATGCTGCAACATCGCAAAGCGCAACCGCAGATGGCAGTGCAGATCGAAAGCTCAATACAGCCGTTGACAATGCCAACTCTGCATTTGATCGCGCAATGAAAGCGGCTACAGGAGTACCTGGTGTCCCGAACTCAGGAAGCATGGCAGACGATGCAAAGCTCGCAAAGTTGGACCAAATGACCCGCGACCACCGCGTAGAAGAGCGTCTCGCAGCACTGGAAGCTGAACTGGAATAA
- a CDS encoding trypsin-like serine peptidase has product MAKARTGGCDCGRGEESREGDVWDEPERLHVRRTLIPEEDNTAFERIMGVSDIFPINYLSRGVAAARAVCKVQLYRGGRIPAGAGSGFLVGPNLLLTNNHVIRSRNSAALAKAIFRYEMSEDFSLDRTVEFSITDELFFTSPSNQLDFSFVSVEGNNKGKVALSDFGFLKLLPQSGKAVKGEPVSIIHHPNGGLKSLSLRNSSILSAHEQFITYSSDTLPGSSGAPVLNDQWLPVALHHRSVSHPSHRNRWIANRGIRISAILANLKLHASKRNTDAVRIAELLEL; this is encoded by the coding sequence ATGGCGAAAGCGCGAACCGGTGGATGTGATTGTGGGCGTGGTGAGGAGAGCCGGGAGGGCGATGTCTGGGATGAGCCGGAGCGTTTACACGTGCGCAGAACTCTGATCCCTGAGGAGGATAACACCGCGTTTGAGCGCATTATGGGTGTTTCCGATATTTTTCCGATCAACTACCTGAGTAGAGGTGTTGCGGCAGCGCGGGCGGTTTGCAAGGTTCAACTTTATCGGGGAGGGCGTATCCCGGCAGGGGCGGGATCTGGCTTTCTTGTTGGGCCGAACCTGTTGTTGACCAACAACCATGTGATCCGTTCCCGGAACTCTGCTGCGTTAGCCAAAGCTATTTTTCGATATGAGATGAGCGAGGATTTCTCGCTGGACAGGACGGTAGAGTTTTCGATCACTGACGAGCTTTTCTTCACCAGCCCCAGCAATCAGCTGGACTTCAGCTTCGTTTCTGTTGAGGGGAATAATAAGGGGAAAGTGGCTTTGTCGGACTTTGGGTTCCTGAAGCTGCTGCCTCAATCCGGTAAGGCGGTGAAGGGTGAGCCGGTTTCAATCATTCATCATCCTAATGGCGGGCTGAAGAGTCTCTCTCTCCGCAACAGCAGTATTCTGAGTGCGCATGAGCAGTTCATTACGTATTCCAGTGACACTTTGCCGGGGTCGTCAGGTGCGCCGGTGCTGAATGATCAATGGCTGCCAGTGGCGTTGCACCATCGCAGCGTCTCTCATCCGTCGCATCGCAACCGTTGGATTGCCAATCGGGGTATCCGGATCAGTGCCATTCTTGCCAACCTGAAGCTGCATGCGTCAAAGCGCAACACCGACGCTGTGAGGATTGCTGAGCTTCTAGAGCTGTAA